The nucleotide sequence CTTCGGATCTGCTTCCCTTGATCTATGGCGAATTGCGTCAGCTGGCGGCGGCACGAATGATCAATGAGCGGGCGGACCACACGCTGCAGGCAACTGCACTGGTCCATGACCGAGACCAAAGGGGTCAGGCGCAATACTGTTCGGCTCACCTTATGCACTGATGCGGTTTGGGCGGCTTTTGCGTGGGAGGCAGTGCGACGCCGCAAATGCGACGAAGGGTTTGGCAACGCGAACACGAGTCGACCGCGCAGCAGGGAACCGCCCAAGTGGCTTCACTTCGGTCGGTGCGCATTGCTCCTACAGAGCCTTCGGTTTCAATTTTTTGATATGAGCTTCTAGTTCCTCCAAGCTCGCCCAGCCGAGTAAATAAAAGCAGATCATCTCGTAGGTCCGTTTGTTCGGTTGACCCCCGGTGTAGATCAGGATCAGCAG is from Crateriforma conspicua and encodes:
- a CDS encoding ECF-type sigma factor, giving the protein MNPKYEDTVNVTQILSDIESGDPHAASDLLPLIYGELRQLAAARMINERADHTLQATALVHDRDQRGQAQYCSAHLMH